One window of the Peromyscus maniculatus bairdii isolate BWxNUB_F1_BW_parent chromosome 18, HU_Pman_BW_mat_3.1, whole genome shotgun sequence genome contains the following:
- the LOC102923976 gene encoding lysozyme C-1-like translates to MKALLSLGLLLLSVTVQAKVCKHCKLVTLLKSHGMDGYRGLNMTNWVCLAQHGSNYNTQITNYNPGDQSTNYGIFQINSRYWCNDDKTLRAVNACGIPCSALLLDDITQAIKCAKTVVKSPEDMKIWVAWRNHCPNRDLTQYIGNCGV, encoded by the exons ATGAAGGCTCTCCTCTCTCTGGGGCTCCtcctgctttctgtcactgtccAGGCCAAGGTGTGCAAGCATTGTAAGTTGGTTACACTTCTGAAAAGCCATGGAATGGATGGCTACAGGGGACTCAACATGACAAACT GGGTGTGTTTGGCTCAGCATGGAAGCAATTATAACACACAAATTACAAACTACAACCCTGGGGACCAAAGCACCAACTATGGAATATTTCAGATCAATAGCCGATACTGGTGTAATGATGACAAAACCCTGAGAGCAGTGAATGCCTGTGGGATCCCCTGCAGTG CTTTGCTCCTGGATGACATCACTCAAGCCATAAAATGTGCCAAGACAGTTGTGAAGAGTCCAGAAGACATGAAAATATG GGTGGCCTGGAGAAACCACTGTCCAAACCGAGATCTCACCCAGTACATTGGCAACTGTGGAGTCTAA